Proteins encoded in a region of the Nitrospirota bacterium genome:
- the thiL gene encoding thiamine-phosphate kinase, translating into MASKVGTKTRSQIREFDLIRTLQQRHGRKSPSVIRGIGDDAAVVTSGAGRWSVLTTDLLAEGIHFDLRTATMADIGFRAAAANLSDIAAMGATPQYILVALAIPRTGTNDQVQQLYRGMMAACRPHHVELIGGDTSASDGGWFISVTLVGMVPPRKALFRNGADIGDRLYVTGTIGDSLAGLMLLNERPPRKTQRPGTAAFSPRHRRFLTGRHLRPTARIPEGQWLSSHRLATAAIDISDGLSGDLRHICDESHVGVELDLGALPLSPACRAYAAARQLDPVALALTGGEDYELLFTLSPRHQAQAERAAKTHRFRITCIGIVRPARHGILAVGPEGKKRPLPITSYEHFR; encoded by the coding sequence ATGGCCTCGAAGGTCGGCACGAAGACCCGCTCCCAGATCCGCGAATTCGATCTCATTCGAACGCTCCAACAACGGCATGGTCGCAAGAGCCCCTCGGTGATTCGGGGGATCGGCGACGATGCCGCCGTCGTGACCTCAGGAGCCGGACGCTGGAGCGTATTGACCACCGACTTGCTCGCGGAAGGCATCCACTTCGATCTCCGAACGGCCACGATGGCTGATATTGGATTCCGCGCAGCAGCGGCAAATCTCAGCGACATCGCCGCGATGGGAGCCACGCCCCAATATATACTCGTCGCCTTGGCCATTCCACGCACCGGCACCAACGACCAAGTTCAGCAGCTCTACCGGGGCATGATGGCCGCCTGCCGCCCGCATCACGTAGAACTCATCGGCGGAGACACCTCGGCCTCCGACGGCGGATGGTTTATCAGCGTGACGCTGGTCGGCATGGTTCCTCCGCGCAAGGCACTGTTCCGGAACGGTGCAGACATTGGAGACCGGCTCTACGTAACCGGAACGATCGGTGATTCATTGGCCGGCCTCATGCTACTGAACGAACGGCCACCCCGCAAAACACAACGTCCTGGCACCGCGGCATTCTCGCCCAGGCATCGACGGTTCCTGACCGGACGGCACCTGCGTCCGACGGCCCGCATCCCAGAAGGCCAATGGCTCAGCTCCCATCGCCTCGCCACCGCAGCCATCGACATCTCAGACGGCCTATCCGGCGATCTCCGCCATATCTGTGACGAAAGCCATGTCGGCGTGGAACTCGATCTTGGCGCGCTTCCGCTGTCGCCCGCCTGCCGTGCCTATGCGGCAGCTCGACAACTCGATCCGGTGGCGCTGGCACTGACCGGAGGCGAAGATTATGAGTTGCTCTTTACCCTCTCACCGCGTCACCAGGCGCAGGCTGAACGGGCGGCTAAGACACATCGATTTCGCATCACCTGCATCGGCATCGTTCGCCCGGCTCGACACGGAATCCTAGCCGTTGGCCCGGAAGGCAAGAAGCGCCCGTTGCCGATCACCAGTTACGAACATTTCAGGTAA
- the bamA gene encoding outer membrane protein assembly factor BamA, whose protein sequence is MPAGAVEQAGVKVTAIEIRGNKRIELPAIAGRLTLKPGDPYTPENVRGQIKILYETGFFEDVQMETESGKDGVALAFLVREKPFITEIVFDGNQELSDDKLKEKITIKSQAFLDQLQAKESAEKIRLAYQEDGYFNARVTPIVQTLDEDRKRLTFFVKEGDKARIKTVVFDGLHAATKDEMFKVMATREWIPWHGLFSQLKLPSFLSDAGVLKREEMNNDVERIKEVLLNKGYLNAQAGLPTVELSDDKKWFVVTYAVMEGEPFTIGEIGFRGNTVFEDPELRPGLKMKEGEIFQRQKIRDEVTRLNDLYGSKGYAFADISPSVTPNLEERTASIILTVKEGEMMRIRQININGNDKTKDNVIRREIRVDEQDVIDTPSLKRSFQRLNNLNFFETVEILPAQVAADKVDLNVRVKEKPTGQFSIGGGFSTLDKLVAIADITEGNLGGNGWMGRIRGQLGQQRSLGLITFRNPYLEDSLTSMQLDVYKSQTNYITYFEKKSGASVTFGRWLSEYAAGSVSLFAEQLNFSDPQPGLCPDLFPLVCRQLGNQTTTGFRTSLSRDTRDYYLDPRNGWRASVGFDLGTPYLGGSNNFYKYNLDVVKYTPLPFDTRVAIRARYGAAVGIEGKAIPLTERYFVGGINTMRGFVFGRAGPVTTSQTLLGAEKQLIFNNDFIFTISSEAKLNGVIFFDYGKGFDDNEPLSTKLRKTAGIEGRWISPFGPLRAAYGLNLDAREGERKGVFEFTIGSLF, encoded by the coding sequence ATGCCTGCGGGCGCAGTGGAGCAGGCCGGGGTTAAAGTGACGGCGATTGAGATTCGAGGGAACAAGCGGATCGAGTTGCCGGCGATTGCCGGTCGATTGACGCTGAAGCCTGGCGATCCCTACACCCCTGAGAATGTCAGAGGGCAAATTAAAATTCTGTACGAAACCGGGTTCTTCGAAGACGTGCAGATGGAGACGGAATCGGGGAAGGACGGGGTGGCACTGGCGTTTCTGGTTCGCGAGAAGCCCTTTATCACCGAGATCGTGTTCGACGGGAACCAAGAGCTCAGCGACGATAAGTTGAAAGAGAAGATTACGATCAAGAGCCAGGCCTTTCTCGATCAGCTCCAGGCCAAAGAGAGTGCGGAGAAGATTCGCCTGGCCTATCAGGAGGACGGCTACTTCAATGCTCGGGTGACCCCGATCGTGCAAACCTTGGATGAGGACCGGAAGCGCCTGACGTTTTTCGTGAAAGAGGGGGACAAGGCGCGCATCAAGACGGTGGTATTCGACGGGTTGCATGCGGCGACGAAAGACGAGATGTTCAAGGTGATGGCGACGCGGGAATGGATCCCCTGGCACGGGCTGTTTTCGCAGCTGAAGTTGCCGTCGTTTCTTTCGGATGCTGGCGTCTTGAAACGGGAGGAAATGAACAACGACGTCGAGCGGATCAAAGAGGTCTTGCTCAATAAAGGGTACTTGAACGCGCAAGCCGGGCTACCGACGGTGGAACTGAGCGACGACAAGAAGTGGTTCGTCGTGACGTATGCGGTGATGGAAGGGGAGCCGTTCACCATTGGCGAAATCGGGTTCCGCGGGAATACGGTATTCGAAGATCCGGAGCTCCGTCCGGGGCTCAAGATGAAGGAGGGAGAGATCTTTCAGCGCCAGAAAATCCGCGACGAGGTTACGCGCTTAAACGATCTCTATGGAAGTAAAGGCTATGCCTTTGCCGACATCTCACCCAGTGTGACGCCGAATCTGGAAGAACGGACCGCGTCGATCATCCTGACCGTCAAGGAAGGGGAGATGATGCGGATTCGCCAAATCAACATCAATGGGAACGATAAAACGAAAGACAATGTCATTCGTCGTGAAATTCGCGTCGACGAACAGGACGTGATAGATACCCCCTCGTTGAAGCGGAGCTTTCAGCGGCTCAATAATTTGAACTTTTTCGAGACGGTGGAAATCCTGCCGGCGCAGGTCGCAGCGGATAAGGTCGACCTGAATGTCCGTGTGAAAGAAAAGCCGACCGGCCAGTTCAGTATCGGCGGAGGATTCAGCACGTTGGACAAGCTCGTCGCGATTGCCGATATTACAGAGGGAAACCTCGGAGGCAATGGTTGGATGGGGCGAATCCGCGGGCAGTTGGGCCAGCAGCGGTCATTGGGGTTGATCACATTTCGAAATCCCTATTTAGAAGATTCTTTGACCTCGATGCAGTTGGATGTCTACAAAAGTCAGACCAACTACATTACCTATTTCGAGAAAAAGTCCGGCGCCAGTGTTACGTTCGGTCGATGGCTCTCTGAGTATGCTGCAGGGAGTGTGAGCCTGTTTGCGGAGCAGTTGAATTTCAGCGATCCGCAACCGGGCCTTTGCCCGGATCTATTCCCGCTTGTCTGCCGGCAGCTCGGAAATCAGACGACGACCGGGTTCCGGACCTCGCTGTCTCGGGACACCAGAGACTATTATCTGGATCCCCGCAACGGGTGGCGCGCCTCCGTCGGATTTGATCTGGGTACGCCCTACCTGGGCGGGAGTAATAATTTCTATAAATATAATCTGGACGTGGTTAAATATACGCCGCTGCCCTTCGATACGCGGGTCGCGATTCGCGCTCGTTACGGCGCTGCCGTGGGTATCGAGGGAAAAGCCATTCCATTGACCGAACGATATTTTGTCGGCGGTATCAATACGATGCGCGGATTTGTGTTCGGGCGTGCGGGCCCCGTGACCACCAGCCAGACATTGCTCGGCGCGGAAAAACAACTGATCTTCAATAACGATTTCATCTTTACGATTTCCTCCGAGGCGAAGTTGAACGGCGTGATCTTCTTCGACTATGGAAAGGGCTTCGACGATAATGAGCCCCTGTCAACGAAGTTGCGGAAAACGGCCGGAATAGAAGGGCGCTGGATTTCACCCTTTGGTCCCCTCCGTGCCGCCTACGGACTCAACTTGGATGCGCGAGAAGGGGAGCGTAAAGGGGTGTTCGAGTTTACGATCGGTTCGCTGTTCTGA
- a CDS encoding OmpH family outer membrane protein, which produces MQVDPVGRILLSAVCLVLGLAVAGCAAGGAKVEGKVGFADPARVLSETNAGKKAKDSLSAFSKNRQALIEMEEKELRRMEEDFGRQASVLSPTAKREREEQFRRRMAEYQQKAGEMNREVQEKQKDVLEGFREKVELVVGKVSKRLGLQVVMDKGRGGPTLYSDEGLDITGQVIDEFNHEYP; this is translated from the coding sequence ATGCAGGTTGACCCTGTCGGTCGGATTTTGTTGTCTGCGGTCTGTCTTGTCCTGGGCCTCGCTGTCGCCGGCTGTGCTGCCGGCGGGGCGAAAGTTGAAGGGAAGGTGGGCTTTGCGGATCCGGCTCGTGTCCTTAGCGAGACAAATGCGGGAAAGAAGGCCAAGGATTCATTGAGTGCCTTCTCCAAGAATCGCCAGGCCTTGATCGAGATGGAGGAAAAAGAGCTCCGCCGCATGGAAGAGGATTTTGGGAGACAGGCCAGCGTATTGAGCCCGACAGCGAAACGGGAGCGGGAAGAGCAGTTTCGGCGCAGGATGGCGGAGTATCAGCAGAAAGCTGGAGAGATGAACCGGGAGGTTCAAGAGAAGCAAAAAGACGTGCTTGAAGGGTTCCGTGAGAAAGTGGAACTTGTCGTGGGGAAAGTCTCCAAGCGCCTGGGGCTCCAGGTCGTCATGGATAAGGGGAGGGGCGGTCCTACCTTATATAGCGATGAAGGACTCGATATTACCGGCCAGGTGATCGACGAATTTAACCATGAATATCCGTAG
- the lon gene encoding endopeptidase La, whose protein sequence is MNDSTEQDLQPPQNTEVPDHLPLLPVRDIVVFPYMVLPLFVGREMSIKAIEAALAGNRMIFLATQKALDVENPTADDIHTIGTVGIIMRMLKLPDERIKVLVQGVSKARITGYIQTEPYYSVRIDKLSEHKSAGAALETEAVMRTVKEQIERIVGLGKVLIPDVMVVIENLEDPGRLADMVASNLGLKVEVTQAVLEVLDPIKRLRHVSDILGKEIEVLSMQQKIQAQAKGEMDKTQREYFLREQLKAIQKELGELDERAEEITEFRKRIAELKMPEKVLKETEKQLKRLEKMHPDTAESATVRTYIEWIVELPWSKRSKDNLDLKAASKVLNEDHYDLEKVKERILEYLAVRKLKDKMKGPILCFVGPPGVGKTSLGKSIARALGREFVRISLGGVRDEAEIRGHRRTYVGALPGRIIQGMKQAGTNNPVFMLDEVDKVGMDFRGDPSAALLEVLDPEQNNSFTDHYLGVPFDLTDVLFIATANLIDPILPALRDRMEVIGIPGYTEEEKLGIAQKYLIPRQLNEHGITEKHVRIAEPAVRQVIANYTREAGVRNLEREIANVMRKVAKKVAEGKGVGFPVNPANLHKYLGVPKFVPEEELKVDEIGVATGLAWTESGGDVLYIEATAMKGKGQLTLTGQLGDVMKESAQAALSYVRSRERTLGIDPDVFTTQDLHIHVPAGAIPKDGPSAGITMAIAIASTLSQIPVRRDLAMTGEITLRGRVLPIGGLKEKLLAAKRAKLTTVILPKRNKKDLDEIPKHILKGIQLVFADTMDDVMKVALRRGPKPTRPTGKPQTPQPQQKKSATRAKSRRTARSLPVHAATTTARPRQLH, encoded by the coding sequence ATGAACGACTCGACAGAACAAGACTTGCAGCCACCTCAAAACACCGAAGTTCCCGACCACCTTCCGCTGTTGCCGGTCCGGGACATCGTCGTCTTCCCCTACATGGTCCTCCCCCTATTCGTCGGGCGTGAGATGTCGATCAAAGCGATTGAAGCCGCCTTAGCCGGCAATCGGATGATCTTCCTCGCCACGCAAAAGGCCCTGGACGTCGAAAATCCGACGGCGGACGATATCCATACCATCGGCACGGTCGGCATCATCATGCGGATGCTGAAACTTCCCGATGAGCGCATCAAGGTCCTCGTGCAGGGGGTCTCAAAAGCCAGAATTACGGGCTATATTCAGACCGAGCCCTACTACTCCGTCCGTATCGACAAGCTCTCCGAGCACAAATCGGCCGGTGCCGCGCTTGAAACCGAAGCCGTCATGCGAACGGTGAAGGAGCAGATCGAACGAATCGTGGGCCTCGGGAAGGTCCTGATCCCGGATGTGATGGTCGTCATCGAAAACCTCGAAGATCCCGGCCGCCTCGCCGATATGGTGGCGTCGAATCTTGGACTCAAAGTCGAGGTCACCCAGGCCGTCCTGGAGGTCCTCGACCCGATCAAGCGCCTCCGGCACGTCAGCGACATCCTCGGCAAAGAAATCGAAGTCCTCTCCATGCAGCAAAAGATTCAAGCGCAGGCCAAAGGGGAGATGGACAAGACTCAACGCGAATACTTCTTGCGCGAGCAACTCAAAGCCATTCAAAAAGAGCTGGGCGAGCTCGACGAACGTGCGGAAGAAATCACCGAATTTCGCAAGCGGATCGCAGAGCTTAAGATGCCGGAAAAGGTGCTGAAAGAAACCGAAAAACAGCTCAAACGCCTTGAGAAGATGCATCCAGATACAGCCGAGTCAGCGACCGTCAGGACCTACATCGAATGGATCGTGGAACTGCCCTGGTCGAAGAGATCGAAGGACAACCTCGACCTCAAAGCTGCCTCCAAAGTGCTCAACGAAGACCACTACGATCTGGAAAAAGTCAAAGAGCGGATCCTTGAGTATCTCGCCGTACGAAAGCTCAAAGACAAAATGAAGGGTCCGATCCTCTGCTTCGTCGGGCCGCCAGGCGTCGGAAAAACCTCGCTCGGAAAGTCGATCGCCCGCGCGCTCGGTCGCGAGTTCGTCCGGATCAGTCTCGGCGGAGTCCGCGACGAAGCCGAAATCCGGGGCCATCGACGCACCTACGTCGGCGCGCTCCCAGGCCGCATCATTCAAGGCATGAAACAGGCCGGCACCAACAATCCCGTCTTCATGCTGGACGAAGTCGACAAGGTCGGCATGGATTTCCGCGGCGATCCTTCCGCCGCCTTACTCGAAGTGCTCGACCCCGAACAGAATAACTCGTTCACGGACCATTATCTTGGCGTGCCCTTCGACCTGACCGACGTGCTGTTCATTGCGACGGCCAACCTGATCGACCCCATCTTGCCGGCCTTACGCGACCGGATGGAAGTGATCGGCATCCCCGGTTATACCGAAGAAGAAAAGTTGGGCATCGCCCAGAAATACCTGATCCCCCGGCAACTCAACGAACATGGCATCACCGAGAAACATGTCCGCATCGCCGAGCCGGCGGTCCGTCAGGTCATCGCCAACTATACGCGTGAAGCCGGCGTCCGGAATCTTGAGCGTGAAATCGCCAACGTCATGCGCAAAGTGGCTAAAAAAGTGGCGGAAGGGAAAGGCGTCGGGTTCCCCGTGAATCCCGCCAACCTGCATAAGTACCTCGGCGTCCCCAAGTTCGTGCCTGAAGAAGAATTGAAGGTTGACGAGATCGGCGTGGCCACCGGGTTAGCCTGGACGGAGTCCGGCGGCGACGTGCTCTACATCGAAGCCACGGCCATGAAGGGTAAGGGGCAACTGACCCTCACCGGACAACTGGGCGATGTCATGAAAGAGTCCGCACAAGCCGCCCTAAGCTATGTCCGATCGCGCGAACGCACGCTCGGTATCGACCCGGACGTCTTCACCACGCAGGATCTCCATATCCATGTGCCAGCCGGGGCGATCCCCAAGGACGGACCCTCCGCAGGCATCACCATGGCGATCGCCATTGCCTCGACCCTGTCGCAAATCCCGGTACGCCGAGACCTGGCCATGACCGGCGAAATCACACTCCGCGGGCGAGTGCTCCCCATCGGCGGGTTAAAAGAAAAACTCTTGGCGGCCAAACGGGCCAAACTGACCACTGTCATTCTTCCAAAACGCAACAAGAAGGATCTCGACGAGATTCCCAAACATATTTTGAAGGGCATCCAACTCGTCTTTGCCGACACGATGGACGATGTGATGAAAGTGGCGCTCCGGCGTGGCCCGAAACCTACACGCCCAACGGGCAAGCCCCAGACACCGCAGCCACAACAGAAAAAATCCGCCACCCGCGCAAAGAGCAGGCGAACCGCTCGCTCGCTGCCGGTGCATGCAGCCACCACGACCGCGCGACCAAGACAATTACACTAG
- the lpxA gene encoding acyl-ACP--UDP-N-acetylglucosamine O-acyltransferase, whose amino-acid sequence MQIHASAIVHPKAQLAADVVVGPFCVVGEHVTIGSGTRLVSHVAVDGWTEIGARCELHPFVSIGAPPQHLAYKGEPTKVLIGDDNIFREYVTVNRATVQGGGTTTIGSKNFLMAYVHVAHDCHLGSHLILANAASLAGHITIGDHAIIGGLTGIHQHVRVGSYSMVGGCCALGQDLPPFMRAAGGYRARMYGLNSVGLRRQGFSTDRISVLKRAYDMLFRSGHRTAEAAKLAKIEFGDQPDVMTVLGFLEGTKRGICRSVGKDQENEE is encoded by the coding sequence GTGCAGATTCATGCGAGTGCCATCGTCCACCCTAAGGCGCAGCTGGCCGCCGACGTCGTCGTGGGCCCCTTCTGTGTGGTTGGCGAACATGTCACCATCGGGTCTGGGACGCGGCTCGTGTCTCATGTCGCCGTCGATGGCTGGACGGAGATCGGTGCGCGGTGCGAGCTGCATCCCTTTGTCTCGATCGGCGCCCCGCCCCAACATCTTGCCTATAAGGGCGAGCCGACCAAGGTCCTGATCGGCGACGACAACATTTTCCGGGAATATGTCACGGTCAATCGCGCAACCGTGCAAGGCGGCGGGACGACCACGATCGGCTCGAAGAATTTCCTCATGGCCTATGTGCATGTCGCCCACGACTGCCATCTCGGCAGTCATCTCATCCTGGCGAATGCCGCGAGTTTGGCCGGCCACATCACCATCGGCGATCATGCGATCATCGGGGGCTTGACTGGGATCCATCAACATGTGCGGGTCGGGTCCTACTCCATGGTTGGCGGCTGTTGCGCCCTCGGGCAGGATCTCCCACCGTTCATGCGGGCGGCGGGCGGCTATCGTGCGCGGATGTATGGCCTCAACTCCGTGGGGCTGCGCCGACAGGGGTTTTCCACCGATCGGATCTCGGTGTTGAAACGGGCCTACGACATGCTCTTCCGGTCGGGGCATCGAACGGCTGAAGCGGCTAAGCTGGCAAAGATCGAGTTCGGCGACCAACCGGACGTGATGACGGTATTGGGGTTTCTCGAAGGAACGAAACGCGGCATCTGCCGGTCAGTCGGCAAAGATCAGGAGAATGAGGAGTAA
- a CDS encoding OmpH family outer membrane protein: MTRTRVIGLTGVVGLWLMMVSPGLSADTVKVGVMDQQAVIEQSKAGKRALEELKAYSTTRQKIINADDQELKELEQTIQDGKLSDSAKQEKQNQFQAKLESYQRRLGDFNREIQQKQREMVAEYSKKVQAAAQAVAEKNSYVAIIDKGSEVAIKIVLYHQPALDVTDQMVKEFDRQNK, translated from the coding sequence ATGACACGAACGAGGGTGATTGGTCTAACCGGTGTGGTGGGATTGTGGTTGATGATGGTGTCGCCTGGGTTGTCTGCTGATACGGTGAAGGTTGGGGTGATGGATCAGCAAGCGGTCATCGAGCAGTCGAAGGCCGGCAAGCGGGCCTTAGAAGAGCTGAAAGCCTACTCGACGACCAGACAGAAAATTATCAATGCCGACGATCAAGAGTTGAAAGAGTTGGAACAGACGATTCAAGACGGGAAACTGTCCGACAGTGCGAAGCAGGAGAAGCAGAATCAGTTCCAGGCCAAGCTGGAGTCCTATCAACGCCGGTTGGGCGATTTCAATCGCGAGATTCAACAAAAGCAACGTGAAATGGTGGCAGAGTACTCGAAGAAAGTGCAAGCGGCTGCACAGGCCGTGGCGGAAAAGAATAGCTACGTTGCGATCATCGACAAGGGGAGTGAGGTTGCGATCAAAATTGTGCTCTACCATCAGCCTGCGCTGGATGTGACCGATCAGATGGTGAAGGAGTTCGATCGGCAGAATAAGTAG
- the galU gene encoding UTP--glucose-1-phosphate uridylyltransferase GalU: MSRFEVRKAVIPAAGLGTRFLPATKASPKEMLPLVDKPLIQYAVEEAVASGIEDIIIITGRGKRAIEDHFDRSVELEENLKGSGKAQLLSQMRHISTLANFCYVRQSEALGLGHAVLCAQRLIGDEPFAVILGDEIIDAPMPGLAQLIHAYKKRHGAILGVQEVPHQEVNRYGIVTPRRVSTGLHRVEGLIEKPSPAEAPSNLAVIGRYVLPPEIFSILRKTQPGKNGEIQLTDALRELAKKSPMFALEIQGQRYDAGDKLGFLIATVEFALKNPSLGPDFEEYLQNRMRSSGGRSTTRPRKA, from the coding sequence ATGTCACGCTTCGAAGTCCGCAAAGCCGTGATTCCAGCCGCAGGACTTGGCACTCGCTTCCTTCCTGCGACGAAAGCTTCTCCCAAAGAAATGTTGCCGCTCGTCGACAAGCCGCTGATTCAATATGCGGTAGAAGAAGCGGTCGCCTCCGGGATCGAAGACATTATCATCATCACCGGACGGGGCAAACGCGCGATCGAAGATCACTTCGACCGCTCCGTTGAACTGGAAGAAAACCTCAAGGGCAGCGGCAAAGCGCAGCTCTTGAGCCAGATGCGGCACATCTCCACGCTCGCCAACTTTTGCTACGTCCGTCAATCGGAAGCGCTAGGGCTGGGCCATGCCGTCCTCTGCGCCCAACGGCTGATTGGAGACGAGCCCTTTGCCGTCATTTTGGGCGACGAAATCATCGATGCCCCGATGCCCGGCCTCGCACAACTCATTCATGCCTACAAAAAACGCCATGGGGCAATCCTCGGGGTGCAGGAAGTCCCCCACCAAGAAGTCAACCGCTATGGGATCGTCACGCCTCGACGGGTCTCGACAGGATTACACCGGGTCGAAGGCCTGATTGAAAAACCGTCGCCGGCCGAAGCCCCCTCGAATCTCGCGGTCATCGGTCGCTACGTCCTGCCGCCGGAGATTTTCTCCATCCTCCGAAAGACCCAGCCAGGGAAAAACGGCGAGATCCAATTGACCGACGCCCTCCGGGAACTAGCGAAGAAATCTCCAATGTTTGCGCTGGAGATACAGGGCCAGCGATACGACGCCGGGGACAAGTTGGGGTTTCTCATTGCGACCGTCGAATTTGCGCTCAAGAACCCCTCCCTGGGACCGGACTTCGAGGAATACCTGCAGAATCGTATGCGGTCCTCCGGAGGGCGCAGCACGACACGACCACGAAAAGCCTAG
- the lpxI gene encoding UDP-2,3-diacylglucosamine diphosphatase LpxI (LpxI, functionally equivalent to LpxH, replaces it in LPS biosynthesis in a minority of bacteria.) produces MAILPHVTDGERIGLIAGNGRFPIIFADNARRLGYHVSAVAHEGETEPELAGHVDRIHWIKIGQLNKLIKAFKEDNVHQTVMLGGIKKTHVFTTMRPDFRTLALAARVALWKDDDILRELAKELEQEGIAICESTFGLEGILVEEGSLTERTPSEKEWADIRYGWDVAHDIGRLDIGQCVVIKDRVVVAVEAVEGTDGAIKRGGDLAKEGAVVVKRSKPQQDLRFDLPAVGPRTIEVMASVKASVLAIEAGRTILLDREIMLEKAKFARIAIVGIKQDVIGEP; encoded by the coding sequence GTGGCCATACTGCCTCACGTGACCGACGGCGAGCGAATTGGGCTGATTGCCGGCAACGGCCGGTTTCCGATCATCTTTGCGGATAATGCCAGGAGGCTTGGTTATCACGTATCGGCGGTGGCACATGAAGGCGAGACGGAGCCAGAATTGGCCGGCCATGTGGATCGGATCCATTGGATCAAGATCGGTCAGCTCAATAAACTGATCAAGGCCTTCAAGGAAGATAATGTTCATCAGACCGTCATGTTGGGCGGGATCAAGAAGACGCATGTGTTTACCACCATGCGCCCTGATTTTCGGACTCTGGCGTTGGCGGCCCGTGTGGCGCTCTGGAAAGACGACGACATTCTGCGGGAACTGGCGAAGGAACTCGAGCAAGAAGGGATCGCCATCTGTGAGTCGACCTTCGGGCTTGAGGGGATTCTCGTGGAAGAAGGGTCGTTGACCGAACGGACTCCATCGGAAAAAGAATGGGCGGACATCCGCTACGGCTGGGACGTGGCGCATGACATAGGTCGTCTCGATATCGGGCAATGTGTCGTGATTAAAGATCGCGTGGTTGTGGCTGTCGAAGCGGTTGAAGGCACCGACGGAGCCATTAAGCGCGGCGGCGACCTGGCCAAGGAGGGCGCGGTGGTGGTCAAGCGATCGAAGCCGCAGCAGGACTTGCGATTCGATCTCCCGGCCGTGGGGCCTCGAACGATTGAAGTGATGGCATCGGTCAAGGCATCCGTATTGGCGATCGAAGCCGGGCGGACCATTTTGTTGGATCGTGAGATTATGTTGGAGAAGGCCAAGTTTGCCCGCATTGCCATTGTCGGAATAAAGCAGGACGTGATTGGGGAGCCGTAA
- the fabZ gene encoding 3-hydroxyacyl-ACP dehydratase FabZ: MSVMEQAEIQALLPHRYPFLLVDRIQELDPDKRIVGIKNVTINEPFFQGHFPERPVMPGVLILEAMSQVGAILAFKSLGNAAHPVVYLTGVDGAKFRKPVVPGDQLRFEIEVKRKRPPFWKMEGKAFVDDELVCEAEVTAMVTEEKAVQGDA, from the coding sequence ATGTCCGTCATGGAACAAGCCGAAATACAGGCGCTCTTGCCGCACCGGTACCCCTTTCTTCTGGTCGATCGGATTCAGGAGCTGGACCCTGACAAGCGAATCGTCGGGATCAAGAACGTGACGATCAACGAACCGTTCTTTCAGGGGCACTTTCCTGAGCGCCCGGTCATGCCAGGGGTGTTGATTCTGGAAGCCATGTCCCAAGTTGGCGCCATTCTGGCGTTTAAGTCGCTGGGGAACGCCGCACATCCGGTCGTCTATCTCACCGGTGTCGATGGCGCGAAGTTCAGAAAACCGGTCGTGCCCGGTGACCAGTTGCGATTCGAGATCGAGGTCAAGAGGAAACGGCCGCCGTTCTGGAAGATGGAAGGCAAGGCGTTCGTCGACGATGAACTCGTCTGCGAAGCCGAAGTGACCGCGATGGTCACGGAAGAAAAGGCCGTACAAGGTGATGCGTGA